The following nucleotide sequence is from Elusimicrobiota bacterium.
CAGTACAGTACAGGCAGAACAGTATAAGCCATGGGAACGGGTAATCACGCCAAATAGTGACGGTAAAAACGATTTCGCGTGTTTCAACGGTATCAATAACTACTACGCATCATCGTCAATAGATAATAAGGGTTTACCAAAAGAGGTTAGGATATATGATTTAAGAAACCGCCTAATCCGTGCAATAGATAGTATAGATATCTGGGATGGTAAAGATAATGACGGTAATGCAGTTGAGTCCGGGGTTTATATTTACCAGTACGCAGTTAACGGTAAAGTTGTTACTGGAAGCATTGTTGTAGCGAAATAAAGCTTATTAACTTTGCTTAGCGCGCGATAACTATTGTTCCGCTGATAATCTTTCCATCAATTTTGTATTGATATATGTACACTCCGGAAGGAACAGTGTTGCCGTTATCGTCTTTCCCATCCCAGATATCAGTGTTATTAAGTTTTCTAACATTTTTGTTGGCTAGATTGTATATGTAAACCGCTTTGTCTTCGTTAGAAGCGGTAGCGCTTAAGGACGCGTAGTAGTTTTGAATGCCGTTAAAGTAAATACAATCATTTATTCCGTCAGTATTCGGTGTAAATATTCGTTCTGCCGGTTTGTACACATTTGCGTTTATATTACGCGTATTTACTGGAAATACTGCGTAAATTGATAAGTGTGTTATCTTAACGCTGATCGTGTTTCGAGTAGTATCAATGCTGCCCCCGAGGTATCTCCATGCAGTGCCGTCATACCAAAATATTCCTAGCATTTCTTCCGCAATATTAGTGTCGTCTACAAATCCGTCGTTATCGCAATCGAAGTATAACAAGTTTAGCTGGCATGGTTTTGAGAACATAGTATTTTCAGGAGTGATTAAATACGCGCTAACGGGTTGTTTCGGTATTTCTGAAGGATTTAATTGTTTGAGTTGAAATGTTGTTACTGAGTTTACTGCACCGGGCGGGATTGTTAATGACACTGTACCGTCAATATCATTGCTGTCTGTCAGTGTGAGTACTGTGTTATTGGTTGGCGATGCCGTAGCAAAATGCTCTGCTTTCACCGTAGTGGCCTGTGTAGCGGTGAGGTTGATGTTATAGCTGGTATCTACCGCAATAATTCGCCATTCAATTTCTTCGCATGCGTATCCCACATCGTTTGCCGGTATCTCCGCGATATACTTTGTTTCATCAAGTAAAACTGCGGGTTGGGTTTTCCACTCAGTCCATACCCCTGTATTTTTTATGCGATAAGTTATTGATGCGGAACTCACAGCCACGTCGTCCGTGAGGTAACAGTACACACGGATTTTATTGCTATAAACCTCTACTGCGGGAATCGGTGAGACTGAAATCCCAGGTGCTGTGGTATCCCCTGAGTTTTGTAGAATGCCAATAGTTAATATCAGGTTTTGTCCTGTGACAACGTCTATTTGCTGAATCACAGGCTGGTAGCCCGGATATGTAATATATACGGAATAACTGCCGGGTTGTATAGAATCGAAAACAAAAGTGCCGGATGAGTTTGATATAACTTCTGTGTCCTCAATTTTACAGTTCGCGCCTTTGATACGGTTTGCTAATGTATTGCCAAACCCCGTGGATGCGTCATAAACGTATCCCAAAATCCTTATATTGTTTTGAGAGACAAAGATTGTTTGAGCGGATATTGTACTGGTATTGCCTACAGTATCCGTAAATCTTATATTAACGGCGTAAATTCCTTCGGGTAGCAAATTGTTGTTATTATCTTTTGCATACCAATACGCATATCGTCGTCCAGGACTAAACACTACGCTAGACGAAACAAAAGTTGATACTACAACATTGCTGGAGTTAGAAATATTGAAATTTAAAGTCCCGGATTCCATTGTTTGATAAGCCAGCGTTATCATATCGTTTATCCCGTCATTGTTCGGGCTAATACTGTCGCTAGACAAGGTTAGTGTTGGAGTAATAGAGAGAGTGTCAATATTAATATTTCCTGTTTTCGGAGTAGCGGACTGGCTGCTGGGGGTTATGGCATATATGGTATACACATACTTCCCGTCAGCTACAAAATATCCGTACTCGTCCTTACCATCCCATGTTGATAAATACGAACCGGAGGATTGGTAGGCGGAGTAAGTTATATTCTTTATAATTTCATTTTCTTGATTGGTTATGGATAATGTTAGATATGCTGAAGCTGAAAGAGTGTACGATATGCGCAGGATATCGAATTTACCGTCGTTATTTGGAGAAATAACAGAGTAATTTGATGAAACATTGATAATTGATACGCTGCCGGCAACTGGTACCGGGATTATGATTGAGGCAATTGTATTTCCTGTGCCTTGAATATGCCCGGCATTATCGATAGGGTGGATCTGATAATAATAAGTAATTCCTGGTACCAGCAAGTTATTGTCATCCACATATTTTGTTGATACTAATGAACTTCCCGTTGGGAGAGAAGTGCTGAAAATACCGGCGGTAGTACTGCGATAAATTGTGTAGTACGCTATGCCGCTTGCTGCATCAGTTGAAGCATCCCATTCCAGTATAATATCGCCGTTTTCTGCGGTAATAGCGGTTAATGTTGCAACTGGCTCCGGAGGCAGCGTGTCTACCACAATTTTTTGCGGAGGAGTAAACCACGCCGATAAATTCCCGGCTTCATCTGCAGCTCCGGATTGCCACCAGTAGAGGCCGTCGGATAGCGGGGAGGAAAGCGTATATGACGATACGTTTACCTGCATATTTTCTGCAACACCGGAAGTAAATGAATCATCCCGGGCAAGCTGCCATCTATAAACTATTTTTGAACTATCTGCTACATTGGTCCAGTCAAATACCGTACCTGCTGCGGAGGTCGTGATAAACCCATCGTCGGGACTTATAGGTAACGGAACTGATGGAGAAACGTTGTCGTACTTAAACGTAAATAATGTTGTCACGGTAGACCAGTTACCGGCATTATCCTTTGTCTTAACCCGTAAGTAATATATCATACCTGTTACCGCTAATGCGTTAGACTGGTATTCCGTATCAGTTGTAGTTACTGTATTTGGCGGATTGGCTGTTGCCGATGTTGAAAGCAGGACGGAATACCCGTTTATCCCCGAACTACTATCTAATGCGCCTGCCCAGTTAAAATACGGCATATAGCACAGGTTTTGCCATTTATTATTCGTAATTTCAACAGTTTGGCTGTTGTCTACCCAGCAATGACAGGACGTTGGGTTAGAAGGCGGGGTGGTATCTACTGATACTTGGTTTAACCCAAAATTCAGGGTGTTGTTTATTCCGGCTTGTACATTTACTGTTTGAGTGGATGTAAGAAATCCTTGAGCCGAAGCTTCAACTGAATACGTTACCGCAGCAGGCATGCTGGAGAACGCGTAATGTCCAATATTTGTTCCCGTTGGTTCAGTGGTAACTACCTGATTGGCTGAACGAATTCTTAAAGTTGCCCCGCCGATACGATTACTGCTGATATTACCCAAACCGGTAGAGTTATTGTAAACGTATCCGACTATGTTTCCAAAATTGGGATCCTGCGGAGTTATACATTCAATAATTGAAGTTGAGTAAGATAATGTTTCTGGTACAGTGTTTTTGTATGAGTCAATGCGGATATAATAAGTTGTTCCCGGGGTAAGGTTGGTTAATGTATAGTTGGTTCCTGCGGTTTTTGCGTTGTACCCGCCATGCGCTTCCATTAAAGTTACGTGGTTGTACATATTGACTGTATTACCGTACCCAGCTGAAAACGCGAGTGTAAGTTTTGAGACGTTTGCGTCACCGGTTGAGCTTACCCGATATCCTCCGCCAGTGCGGTACGCACGCCATCCCTGAGGTGCTGCAAAACTGTTATTACTGTCATACCATCCCGCCTGAACTCTGCGGTAAATACGCGGATCGCCGTCCCATACGCGGAACTGGTACTTATGAATTTTTGTGTAAGGAGAAAACGCTATACTAAGCTCAGTTGCTGAAGTCGCTGGACTATCGGAATAATAAGTGTTTGTCCTGTCTCCGTCAGTAATATACGCTAAATTACGCCACACTGCGCCTGTGGTGGTAGAAATTTTTCCTGAACACCTGTTGTCAACCGCTGTTTTCGCGGCTGAACAATAAATGGTGTATCCCGTCACGCCTGATACTGTGTTCCAACTCAACCGTATCTGCGACGAACTTAATGCTGTAGCGGATAAACCCGTCGGGGTTGCCGGTATTGTTTGTACTGGAATTGTGACTATCCCGGTTTCTACCCACGCAGATACTCCGGATGCGTTACGCGCGCGTACTTTAAACTGATAAGTGCCTGTAGAACCAGGTGTGTGATACATTCCGGGCCAAGGGATGTTTGCCACATTCGCTGTGGTTTGTTCAAACCAGTATGTCCATTCGGTACTGGTAGTAAGTTTTCTTGCGATATCGTACGATACAGCACCTGAAACCGCTGGCCAGTTTATGATAACGCCATAGCCGGACTCTGCGCAAGTATATGACAAACTTGTTGGCGCTGATGGAGGGGATGACGGGGGAGTTGTTGGGCCGTACTTAGGGCCTAGGTATTCATTATTTTCTACTGCCTCCACGCCGCCGTATTTATCAAAACATGCTGAGTCAAAATGGGTGGCGACTGAGACGTATCCTATTGAATACCGTCCTGCCGCAGGGTTCCATGATTCAGGGTACTTAAATTCTAATCCAGCTAAACGTTTATAACTTTTTACATCGCTAATGTCCTGTTTTGGCAGTGTACCATGCGCGGTTGCGCGTTGGGTTAATGGCCATGAATAAATCCCGTCTTTATACGACCGAAGGTCATGAATTTTTCCAGCTTGAAACAGTTCGTACAATGCGTTATACGCTACGCAATGGTCAGTATGGACTGAAGGGCTGGTATAGTTCGGATCTACTTTGTAGATAACCTTGTGGCTGGCATATGGATATAAGCGTTCCCAGTACATTACTTCTGTTTTTACCGCATCAGTAGACACGTGGCCATCACCGAGTGAACGCGAGTAAAAATTGTTTTCCGATACTCCAAGTTTCATCATCGCGGCTTTTGTTTCGCGTACTCTCGCTTGGCTGAACTGCGTAGTGGTCAATGTAACATTATATGGCGATGTTTTTAGTTTATTAATTGCGTTACTTGATTCGCCAACGGTTAGGATTACAATAATGACGGTACACCCGCTTTGTAAATGCTGTCGGATTGCACCTGCCATCGCAAGTGTTTCGTCATCGGGATGCGGGGCGTAAAAGATAGCGGCTGGAGTAATGGAAAACAATTTTGGGCATACAAGAAAAAATAGGGAAAGTGTTATAGTAAGAAAAGATAAACGCTTACTTATGAAAGATAACATATAAGTGTTTCTTTATAAGTGTAATTAATCATATAACAAAACATTCCAGTATCATTTATTCTAGCTTGATAAAGTATACAAACTAAAAATTGATATTTTAACAATATAATAAAATAAAGTTGTTGTGAATATTGTCAAGAGGGGAACAGTTTAGCTTAATGCCGCCGAATACACGTGTTAAAAACACCATTCCTAAATCTGCCATAAAAAATAATTTATGTTTTTACTTGACAAAATAGTGTTTCTTGGTTACAATCTATAGTAAGGTGATAGGGTATATAGGGAATTAGAAGGGAAAAGTGAGATGATTTTAAGAGAAAGTATAAGAAATGTAATAGTATTTCTTAAGAACGTGAACACCCATTTTTTTTATACCAGTTATTGTTGACTATGTCAATCGATTATATAGATTAATAATCTATATGTAAAAACAGGATGAGGGTAGTTAATGAGTTAGTGCCTAAAATAGCATTAAACAGTACAAAAACAAAAGGAGATTACAATGAGTGAAAGAAGATTAGAAACAATAGTAGTTCATGCGGGGCAAGAGAACGCGGACCCCACCACAGGCGCGCGAGCGGTACCGATTTACCAAACAACCTCGTACGTGTTCAAAGATACTGAACACGCTGCGAACCTCTTTGCGTTGAAAGAATTCGGTAACATCTATACCCGCATGATGAATCCAACGACTGATGTATTAGAAAAACGTATTGCCGCGATTGAAGGCGGTACTGGCGCATTGGCGTTGGCATCGGGTCAGGCAGCGGAAGTGTTCGCGTTGCTTGCCATTACGCAGGTAGGCGACGAAATCGTATCAGCAAACAATTTGTATGGCGGTACGTATCAGTTGTTCCATTACACATTTCCTAAACTAGGGCGTTACGTAAAATTTGTGAATTCCGCAAAACCGGAAGAATTTAAGAAAGCGATTACTTCAAAAACCCGCGCAATATACGCGGAAACCATAGGTAATCCCAAGCTTGACGTTCCGGATTTTGAAGCGCTTGCGAAAATTGCGCATGATGCCGGGATTCCGTTGATAGTAGATAATACTGTGGGTATTGGTATAGTAAAACCAATAGACTTTGGTGCGGACATCGTGGTATTGTCTGCCACAAAATTTGTTGGTGGGCACGGAACGTCTATCGGCGGGGTGATCGTAGATTCAGGAAAGTTTAACTGGAACAATGGCAAATTCCCTGAGTTTACCGAACCAGACCCGAGTTATCACGGTATAAAATATTGGGACGTTTTTGGCAACTTCCCCGGACTGGGCAACGTTGCGTTTATTATCAAAACACGGGTACAATTACTGCGCGATCTCGGTGCTACACTGAGCCCGTTCAACGCGTTCCTGCTTCTGCAGGGATCCGAAACATTGTCATTACGCCAGAAAAAACATTCCGAGAACGCGTTAGCGGTTGCAAACTTTTTGAAAACCCATCCGCTTGTATCCTGGGTAAACTATCCCGGCCTTGCGGAACATCCCACTCATAAGCTCGCTAAGAAATATTTGAATGGCAACTACAGCGCGCTCGTGGGGTTCGGTATCAAAGGCGGGTTGGAAGCCGGCAAGCGGTTCATTAATTCCGTACAGTTATTGTCTCATCTGGCGAACATCGGCGACGCAAAAAGTTTGGTGATTCACCCAGCATCTACTACGCATGCACAGCTCACTAAACAGGAACAGGAAGCTACGGGCGTAACGGAAGATTTTATACGGTTGTCAATCGGGATTGAGGATGTTGAAGACATCAAAAACGATATTGACCAAGCGTTAAAAAAATCTGTTACTACAAAATGAATCAACGAGGGCTAAAATGGAAACAGTAGATGATAGTATTGGAATAGTGGAAACAAAATATTATACGTTTGCCACGCCACCCAAAGAGTTGGTATTGGAGAGCGGCGAAAAACTCGGGTTTATAACTCTTGCGTACGAAACTTATGGCAACCTCAACGCTGAGAAGTCAAACGCTATACTCGTATTACACGCGTTCTCCGGAGATGCTCATGCCGCGGGATACCACCCAGGTGACAATAAGCCCGGTTGGTGGAACGACATGGTTGGCCCGGGGAAAGCGTTTGATACGGACAAATATTTTGTTATCTGCACAAACGTGATTGGCGGATGCAAAGGCAGCACAGGGCCGTCATCGATAAATCCGTCAACGGGTAAGCCGTACGGTTTAAGTTTCCCGATAATTACTATCTCTGACATAGTACAAGCGCAGAAACGGTTAATTGACTTTTTAGGTATCGACAAACTATTAACCGTTTCTGGCGGCTCCATGGGCGGCATGCAAGCGCTGCAATGGTTCGCTTCGTATCCGGAAAAAGTGCGGAGTGTTATTCCAATAGCTACTACGATGAAACATTCGCCGCAACAGATTGCGTTCAACGAAGTAGGCCGCCAGGCGATAATGGCGGATCCAGCGTGGAACAACGGCAATTATTACGATAAAACCCCGCCGGGCCGCGGCTTATCCGTCGCTCGCATGATCGGGCATATAACGTATATGAGCGATAATTCGATGGAGGAAAAGTTTTCCCGGCGGTTGAAAGACAAAGACGACAGTTTTAGTTTTAAATCGAATTTTGAGGTTGAAGGGTACTTGCGATACCGCGGGGACAGTTTTGTCAAACGGTTCGACGCGAATTCGTATCTATACATCACAAAAGCCATGGACTACTTTGACGTTTCGGGTGATAAGTTTTTTGTTACCGGCAGAAACGTGGATACCAAGTTTTTGGTGTTATCGTTTAAATCGGACTGGCTGTATCCTTCATATCAATCAAAAGAGATAGTCCAGTTGTTGAAGATGAGGCAGGTGGATGTTACGTACTGCGAAATATTTTCTACGTACGGGCATGACGCGTTTTTGTTGGAAGTTGAAGCAGAAAACAAGTTGATCAAACATTTTTTAAAAAAAGTGTTTGAAGAGAAAGGGGAAAACCAATGGGCGCAAATATACCGCGGTTTGATCATTTAATAATTGAAGGAATAATACATAACGGCGCAAAAGTTGTCGACCTCGGGTGCGGTACCGGGGAACTTATTTCTCATTTGGCGGACACAAAAGATGCCGTAGTACAAGGCATTGAGTTAAACGAAAACGCTATTTACAAATGTGTGGAAAAAGGGTTAAGCGTACTGCATAACGACCTGGATAACGGGTTGAAAGGGTTTCCGGACAAAACTTTTGATTACGTTATTTTGAACCAGAGTTTGCAGGAGGTAAAAAAGGTGGAATACGTTATAGACGAATCTTTGCGTGTCGGCATAAAAGTAATCATCGGATTCCCGAATTTTGCACATATAACAGCACGGGCCACTTTGTTTTTTGGCGGCCGCGCACCGATGACCGCGGCGTTGCCGTACCAATGGCACGATACGCCAAACCTGCGGTTTTTAAGTATATATGATTTCAAAAACTTTTGCAGGTGGAAAAAGATTAAGATTACTCAATCATGCTTTCTCGGGAAAAACGGAATTGTAAATGTTTTTCCAAACATTTTTGCGCTTAACGCTATTTTTGTGATTACAAAATAAACGGAGAATTTATATGGCTGTTTACAGAAACATTCTTGAAGCTATCGGCCGCACGCCGCTTGTACGGTTAAACAATATCGTCAGCGGTATCAAGTCTGAGGTATATGTGAAGGTGGAGTATCTCAATCCCGGGGGGAGTGTGAAAGACCGGATCGGACTCGCGATGATTGAAGCAGCAGAGAAGGAAGGATTGCTTAAACCCGGAGGTACAATTGTTGAAGCAACCGCCGGGAATACGGGCGTGGGGCTCGCGTTGGTAGCTGCCATAAAAAAGTATCGCTGCATATTTGTAATGCCGGACAAAATGAGCGCAGATAAAATTGTTCTTCTCAAAGCTTACGGCGCAGAGGTTGTGATAACCCCGACATCAGTACCGCCCGACTCGCCGGAAAGTTATAACGGCGTGGCGGACCGGTTGGCAAAAGAAATCCCGGGCGCGTACCGGCCGAACCAGTTCGCAAACCCCAACAATCCGAACGCTCATTATCTTACCACCGGGCCGGAGATTTGGCAGGATTCAGGCGGGAAGATCGACGTCTTCGTTGCAGGGATGGGAACCGGAGGGACGATTTCCGGAACAGCAAAGTATTTGAAAGAAAAAAATCCTAACATCACCATCGTCGGCGCGGACCCGGAAGGATCGATTCTTTCCGGTGACAGCCCCAAATCGTATAAGGTGGAAGGTATCGGCGAAGATTTTATACCAAAAACCTTTAACCGCCAGATTGTTGACGAGATGGTAAGGGTAAGCGATAAAGAATCGTTTTACACCGCCCGGCTATTAGCTAGAGAAGAAGGGTTATTGGTTGGCGGGTCATCGGGTACAGCGGTCGCTGCGGCCTTGAAATACGCGCAACAACTTACCACGCCGAAATATATTGTTGTGTTGATGCCGGATACCGGCAGGAACTATTTAACCAGAATATTCTCCGATACCTGGATGCATGAGAACGGGTTCTTAACAACAAAAACTATGAAACCGGTGAAGGTCGGCGAGATAGTAGATGTTAAAACTTTTCCATTACTAATATCCATCTCGCAAGACGCAACCCTCAACGCAGCGGCCAAGCTTATGCGCGAAAATAACATCTCGCAGTTGCCGGTAATTGACAAAAACAATAAGTTTGTCGGTAGTTTACAGGAAGCGGCGCTCATGAAGTTTTTGCATGACGGTATTGATTTTAACAACCAAAAGATTTCAGCGATTATGGGCCAACCGTTACCGGCGTTGGACGAGAACATAGAAATTTCTGAAGCATACCGGATACTATTGAGCGGTACCACGGCGATAGTGGTTACGCGTAACGATAATCCGGCTGGGATTATCACGAGGTCAGACTTAATAAATTATTGGTTAACACAAAAAGGACAATAGTGGGGAACGAAGTAAACGTATGAGGTATAAAAACATGAAATTTGAAACAAAAGCTATCCATGACGGGCAAAAGCCGGACCCGTTAACAGGTTCTGTAATAGTGCCGGTTTACCAAACATCGACGTATGAACAAGTGGCGATTGGTAAGCATACAGGGTACGAGTATTCCAGGACCGGCAATCCTACGCGTAAAGCGTTAGAGGATTCTCTTGCCTCGATTGAAGGTGCCAAACACGGGCTGGCATTTTCGTCGGGAGTAGCTGCAACGATGGCGGTGTTGAACTTGCTTAAACAAGGCGATCACGTTATCTGCGGGGATGAGGTTTATGGCGGTACTTACCGTCTTATTGAACAAGTAATGAAAAAATGGGGGCTTGAGGCGGACTATTTTGATGTTGACAACATACGCGGCTTGCCATATTTTATTAAACCCAATACCAAACTTATTTGGATTGAAACACCTACGAACCCGCTATTGAAAATTATTGATATTACTTTTGTTTCGCGGATTGCAAAAAAGTATGGGTTGCTGTTAGTGGTGGACAATACGTTTGCCAGCCCGTATTTCCAAAACCCTATTGAACTGGGTGCTGATATTGTAGTGCACAGCACGACAAAGTATTTAGCGGGGCATAGCGACATTATTGGCGGTGTGGTGGTAACTTCAAACGCTGGGATTTATAACGACCTTAAATATTACCAAAATGCAGCGGGCGCAGTGCCGGGCCCGTGGGATAGCTGGCTGGTTCTACGGGGAATAAAAACGTTGGCGGTACGTATGAAAGAACATGAAACCAACGCGTTATACCTCGCGAAATATTTAAATACCCATAGAAATGTGGAAACCGTGTATTATCCCGGGTTGAAAAACAATGCGGATTATACCGTAGCGAAAAAGCAGATGTCCGGGTTTGGCGGAATGATAAGTATGGAACTCAAAGGCGGGTATAAAAAAGTTGAAATGTTTATCGCAAAACTAAAACTCTTTATCCTTGCCGAAAGTTTGGGCGGCGTAGAATCCTTGGTTTGCTACCCGCCGAAGATGACGCACGTATCGTTCTCGCAGAGCGAACGCGAGAAACGTGGCATCAAAGATAACTTAGTCCGTTTGTCGGTAGGTATAGAAAATAAGGACGACCTGCTTGACGACCTGAAACAAGCGTTGGGATAATAAAGAAAGAGGGAAGGGAAGATGTATAAACTAATTGTGTTAATTGTCATCAGTATATTTATCCTAACGGGCTGTAGCGCCGTAAATAGAGTAGTTTCTCCGTTAGGCGTAATGTACGAAGAGACAACTTTGATGAAAGAGTATCAGTTGAACAAAGACCAGTCTGCCGGTGAAATTGGAACAACGAGTTCGTCATCACACGCATGCTGTGCGAATTAATAATATGAGCAAAATAATTGAAAGCATCATTTTTGTTTTCAGCGCACTCACACTTTTGCCAGTGTTTGTTTTTGCGTTGGATTTTACGCCTGTGTTCAGTTTTAACCGCAGTTTCAACACAAATATTGATTTATATAGAGTAACAACCTTTTCTCTTCCCTTCAGGGAAGATTATTACAGCGAAGGGCTTTTGGGGTTTAAAAGCAGCCACGTGTTTTCCAAAATGTTTAATATAGTTACCTCCGGGAATATTACGTTAAACGAATATGTTAAATACAAAGAACGTAAATCTACAAAATACGATTTTAATACAGCGATATTAATTTCTTTAAACCAGTTGCTGCTCAAACCGTGGGTCAGGTTTGAGAATAATAACGAGGTAAACACCACATGGAATTATTCATTTATCAATCCGGGGCTTGAAATCAACTGGGTACTCGCCGCGGGGCCAATTGTGAAGTTGAAATACGAAAACAAACAAAAGGTGTACTACAACAACCCAATCACAGAATTCACGGATACTAGCCTTACTAATCTCAATTCAACACAACAAAAACTTGATTTAAGCATGGTTTTTTGGCACAATCAACATCTGCGGTCAAAAATTGAATATACTAAACAGTTGGGAACATACAAGAATTCCGCGCCACCTCCAGCAATGGAAGAAAACGTTGTAGCAACTGACCGGATAGAAGACGGAACTTTAGTAAAAATTGAGGGTACCACTATTTTATTCAATTATTTGTTGCTAAATTTCGGGTATGGACAATTTAGCAGCACGTCGTCAATTGTTGGATCTAACTACAATTCGGAATACTACCAACTTGGCGGATTATTAAAAC
It contains:
- a CDS encoding homoserine O-acetyltransferase, which gives rise to METVDDSIGIVETKYYTFATPPKELVLESGEKLGFITLAYETYGNLNAEKSNAILVLHAFSGDAHAAGYHPGDNKPGWWNDMVGPGKAFDTDKYFVICTNVIGGCKGSTGPSSINPSTGKPYGLSFPIITISDIVQAQKRLIDFLGIDKLLTVSGGSMGGMQALQWFASYPEKVRSVIPIATTMKHSPQQIAFNEVGRQAIMADPAWNNGNYYDKTPPGRGLSVARMIGHITYMSDNSMEEKFSRRLKDKDDSFSFKSNFEVEGYLRYRGDSFVKRFDANSYLYITKAMDYFDVSGDKFFVTGRNVDTKFLVLSFKSDWLYPSYQSKEIVQLLKMRQVDVTYCEIFSTYGHDAFLLEVEAENKLIKHFLKKVFEEKGENQWAQIYRGLII
- a CDS encoding cystathionine beta-synthase, coding for MAVYRNILEAIGRTPLVRLNNIVSGIKSEVYVKVEYLNPGGSVKDRIGLAMIEAAEKEGLLKPGGTIVEATAGNTGVGLALVAAIKKYRCIFVMPDKMSADKIVLLKAYGAEVVITPTSVPPDSPESYNGVADRLAKEIPGAYRPNQFANPNNPNAHYLTTGPEIWQDSGGKIDVFVAGMGTGGTISGTAKYLKEKNPNITIVGADPEGSILSGDSPKSYKVEGIGEDFIPKTFNRQIVDEMVRVSDKESFYTARLLAREEGLLVGGSSGTAVAAALKYAQQLTTPKYIVVLMPDTGRNYLTRIFSDTWMHENGFLTTKTMKPVKVGEIVDVKTFPLLISISQDATLNAAAKLMRENNISQLPVIDKNNKFVGSLQEAALMKFLHDGIDFNNQKISAIMGQPLPALDENIEISEAYRILLSGTTAIVVTRNDNPAGIITRSDLINYWLTQKGQ
- the metW gene encoding methionine biosynthesis protein MetW, whose amino-acid sequence is MGANIPRFDHLIIEGIIHNGAKVVDLGCGTGELISHLADTKDAVVQGIELNENAIYKCVEKGLSVLHNDLDNGLKGFPDKTFDYVILNQSLQEVKKVEYVIDESLRVGIKVIIGFPNFAHITARATLFFGGRAPMTAALPYQWHDTPNLRFLSIYDFKNFCRWKKIKITQSCFLGKNGIVNVFPNIFALNAIFVITK
- a CDS encoding O-acetylhomoserine aminocarboxypropyltransferase/cysteine synthase family protein — protein: MSERRLETIVVHAGQENADPTTGARAVPIYQTTSYVFKDTEHAANLFALKEFGNIYTRMMNPTTDVLEKRIAAIEGGTGALALASGQAAEVFALLAITQVGDEIVSANNLYGGTYQLFHYTFPKLGRYVKFVNSAKPEEFKKAITSKTRAIYAETIGNPKLDVPDFEALAKIAHDAGIPLIVDNTVGIGIVKPIDFGADIVVLSATKFVGGHGTSIGGVIVDSGKFNWNNGKFPEFTEPDPSYHGIKYWDVFGNFPGLGNVAFIIKTRVQLLRDLGATLSPFNAFLLLQGSETLSLRQKKHSENALAVANFLKTHPLVSWVNYPGLAEHPTHKLAKKYLNGNYSALVGFGIKGGLEAGKRFINSVQLLSHLANIGDAKSLVIHPASTTHAQLTKQEQEATGVTEDFIRLSIGIEDVEDIKNDIDQALKKSVTTK
- a CDS encoding FlgD immunoglobulin-like domain containing protein, whose protein sequence is MFSITPAAIFYAPHPDDETLAMAGAIRQHLQSGCTVIIVILTVGESSNAINKLKTSPYNVTLTTTQFSQARVRETKAAMMKLGVSENNFYSRSLGDGHVSTDAVKTEVMYWERLYPYASHKVIYKVDPNYTSPSVHTDHCVAYNALYELFQAGKIHDLRSYKDGIYSWPLTQRATAHGTLPKQDISDVKSYKRLAGLEFKYPESWNPAAGRYSIGYVSVATHFDSACFDKYGGVEAVENNEYLGPKYGPTTPPSSPPSAPTSLSYTCAESGYGVIINWPAVSGAVSYDIARKLTTSTEWTYWFEQTTANVANIPWPGMYHTPGSTGTYQFKVRARNASGVSAWVETGIVTIPVQTIPATPTGLSATALSSSQIRLSWNTVSGVTGYTIYCSAAKTAVDNRCSGKISTTTGAVWRNLAYITDGDRTNTYYSDSPATSATELSIAFSPYTKIHKYQFRVWDGDPRIYRRVQAGWYDSNNSFAAPQGWRAYRTGGGYRVSSTGDANVSKLTLAFSAGYGNTVNMYNHVTLMEAHGGYNAKTAGTNYTLTNLTPGTTYYIRIDSYKNTVPETLSYSTSIIECITPQDPNFGNIVGYVYNNSTGLGNISSNRIGGATLRIRSANQVVTTEPTGTNIGHYAFSSMPAAVTYSVEASAQGFLTSTQTVNVQAGINNTLNFGLNQVSVDTTPPSNPTSCHCWVDNSQTVEITNNKWQNLCYMPYFNWAGALDSSSGINGYSVLLSTSATANPPNTVTTTDTEYQSNALAVTGMIYYLRVKTKDNAGNWSTVTTLFTFKYDNVSPSVPLPISPDDGFITTSAAGTVFDWTNVADSSKIVYRWQLARDDSFTSGVAENMQVNVSSYTLSSPLSDGLYWWQSGAADEAGNLSAWFTPPQKIVVDTLPPEPVATLTAITAENGDIILEWDASTDAASGIAYYTIYRSTTAGIFSTSLPTGSSLVSTKYVDDNNLLVPGITYYYQIHPIDNAGHIQGTGNTIASIIIPVPVAGSVSIINVSSNYSVISPNNDGKFDILRISYTLSASAYLTLSITNQENEIIKNITYSAYQSSGSYLSTWDGKDEYGYFVADGKYVYTIYAITPSSQSATPKTGNINIDTLSITPTLTLSSDSISPNNDGINDMITLAYQTMESGTLNFNISNSSNVVVSTFVSSSVVFSPGRRYAYWYAKDNNNNLLPEGIYAVNIRFTDTVGNTSTISAQTIFVSQNNIRILGYVYDASTGFGNTLANRIKGANCKIEDTEVISNSSGTFVFDSIQPGSYSVYITYPGYQPVIQQIDVVTGQNLILTIGILQNSGDTTAPGISVSPIPAVEVYSNKIRVYCYLTDDVAVSSASITYRIKNTGVWTEWKTQPAVLLDETKYIAEIPANDVGYACEEIEWRIIAVDTSYNINLTATQATTVKAEHFATASPTNNTVLTLTDSNDIDGTVSLTIPPGAVNSVTTFQLKQLNPSEIPKQPVSAYLITPENTMFSKPCQLNLLYFDCDNDGFVDDTNIAEEMLGIFWYDGTAWRYLGGSIDTTRNTISVKITHLSIYAVFPVNTRNINANVYKPAERIFTPNTDGINDCIYFNGIQNYYASLSATASNEDKAVYIYNLANKNVRKLNNTDIWDGKDDNGNTVPSGVYIYQYKIDGKIISGTIVIAR